One genomic region from Amycolatopsis sp. FBCC-B4732 encodes:
- a CDS encoding FAD-dependent oxidoreductase, translated as MSVRHATGVTGRDRRAETLPAPAGLPDAGQLGRRPRTAVVGGGIAGLTAATGLAERGVEVTLFEREAHLGGRVGGWADRLTDGTPVTMSRGFHAFFRQYYNLRALLARTDPGLERLTPVPDYPLIDPHGRTDTFAGLPRTPPVNALAFALRSPTFRTRDLLRLDGRRALPLATVSVPRVYHQLDHLDAASFLAAINFPAAARHLAFEVFSRSFFADPGELSAAELATMFHLYFLGSAEGLLFDVPAEPFPQALWDPLAGHLADRRADLRCGTEVASIERDGDGFRIGEERFDAVVLACDVPGLRRIVAASPGLGTPSWRAAVEDLRTAPPFVVRRLWLDRPVDAGRPAFLGTGGLPPLDNISVLDRYEGEARRWARRTGGSVVELHAYASDRDDVTRALDERLHRLYPETAAARVLGEITLVRQDCPLFPVGGFARRPPVRTPEPGLVLAGDAIRVDLPVALMERAATTGWAAANELLGGWGLAGHPLRTVPNRGRLPGLGRLAARPVSAGTPGSGR; from the coding sequence ATGAGCGTGCGGCACGCGACCGGCGTCACCGGACGCGACCGGCGGGCCGAGACCCTCCCCGCGCCCGCCGGGCTCCCCGACGCGGGACAGCTGGGCCGCCGCCCGCGCACCGCCGTCGTCGGCGGCGGGATCGCCGGGCTCACCGCGGCGACCGGGCTCGCCGAACGCGGCGTCGAAGTCACGCTGTTCGAGCGCGAAGCCCACTTGGGCGGGCGCGTGGGCGGCTGGGCGGACCGGCTCACCGACGGCACGCCGGTGACGATGAGCCGCGGCTTCCACGCGTTCTTCCGCCAGTACTACAACCTGCGCGCGTTGCTGGCCCGCACCGACCCCGGTCTCGAGCGGCTCACCCCGGTGCCCGACTACCCGCTGATCGACCCGCACGGGCGCACCGACACCTTCGCCGGGCTGCCGCGGACGCCGCCGGTCAACGCGCTCGCCTTCGCGCTGCGCAGCCCGACGTTCCGCACCCGCGACCTGCTGCGCCTGGACGGCCGGCGGGCGCTGCCCCTGGCGACGGTCAGCGTCCCCCGCGTCTACCACCAGCTCGACCACCTCGACGCGGCGTCGTTCCTGGCCGCGATCAACTTCCCGGCCGCCGCGCGGCACCTCGCGTTCGAGGTGTTCTCGCGCAGCTTCTTCGCCGACCCCGGCGAGCTGTCGGCCGCCGAACTCGCCACGATGTTCCACCTGTACTTCCTCGGCTCCGCCGAAGGCCTGCTCTTCGACGTCCCGGCCGAGCCGTTCCCGCAGGCGCTGTGGGACCCGCTCGCCGGCCACCTCGCCGACCGGCGCGCCGACCTCCGGTGCGGCACCGAGGTGGCCTCGATCGAGCGCGACGGCGACGGGTTCCGCATCGGCGAGGAGCGCTTCGACGCCGTCGTGCTCGCCTGCGACGTCCCGGGACTGCGCCGGATCGTCGCCGCCTCGCCCGGGCTCGGCACGCCGTCGTGGCGGGCCGCGGTCGAGGACCTGCGCACGGCGCCGCCGTTCGTCGTCCGGCGGCTGTGGCTCGACCGGCCCGTCGACGCGGGCCGGCCGGCGTTCCTCGGCACCGGCGGCCTGCCGCCGCTGGACAACATCAGCGTCCTGGACCGCTACGAAGGCGAGGCCCGCCGCTGGGCCCGGCGCACCGGCGGCTCCGTGGTGGAGCTGCACGCCTACGCGTCCGACCGCGACGACGTCACCCGGGCCCTGGACGAGCGGCTGCACCGGCTCTACCCGGAGACCGCGGCGGCCCGCGTCCTCGGGGAGATCACGCTGGTGCGGCAGGACTGCCCGCTGTTCCCGGTCGGCGGGTTCGCCCGCCGGCCGCCGGTGCGCACCCCGGAACCGGGCCTGGTCCTGGCGGGCGACGCGATCCGCGTCGACCTGCCGGTGGCCCTGATGGAACGCGCGGCGACGACCGGCTGGGCGGCGGCGAACGAGCTCCTCGGCGGCTGGGGCCTGGCCGGGCACCCACTGCGCACGGTGCCCAACCGGGGCCGCCTGCCGGGGCTGGGCCGGCTCGCGGCCCGGCCGGTCAGCGCCGGGACACCTGGTAGTGGGCGATGA
- a CDS encoding lycopene cyclase domain-containing protein: MGRVEYLLVLGACVVVTLPLELAGARVYRRPGRLVRAVLPVALVFLLWDAVAIAAGVWDFDPAFVTGVRAPFGIPLEEVLFFVVVPVCGVLTYEAVGRTGQFLRRLARPRAGRRRVRS; encoded by the coding sequence GTGGGCCGGGTGGAGTACCTGCTGGTCCTCGGCGCGTGCGTGGTGGTGACGCTGCCGCTGGAGCTCGCCGGCGCCCGCGTCTACCGCAGGCCGGGCCGCCTGGTGCGCGCGGTGCTGCCGGTGGCGCTGGTGTTCCTGCTCTGGGACGCCGTGGCCATCGCGGCCGGGGTCTGGGACTTCGACCCGGCGTTCGTCACCGGTGTCCGCGCGCCGTTCGGGATCCCGCTGGAGGAAGTCCTGTTCTTCGTCGTGGTCCCGGTCTGCGGGGTGCTGACCTACGAAGCGGTCGGCCGCACCGGGCAGTTCCTGCGCCGACTGGCCCGGCCCCGTGCCGGGCGCCGGCGGGTCCGAAGCTGA
- a CDS encoding lycopene cyclase domain-containing protein, whose product MPWGYSVPAVAAVLAVVAAEVFVLRTGLFRRPAYWVTMAIVVAFQIPVDGWLTKLSAPIVRYSPGGITGWRFPWDIPVEDFLFGYALVTAVLLLWERGKSRKDSA is encoded by the coding sequence ATGCCTTGGGGCTACTCGGTTCCCGCCGTCGCCGCCGTCCTCGCCGTCGTCGCGGCCGAGGTCTTCGTGCTGCGCACCGGGCTGTTCCGGCGGCCCGCCTACTGGGTCACGATGGCGATCGTCGTGGCCTTCCAGATCCCGGTCGACGGCTGGCTGACCAAGCTGTCGGCGCCGATCGTCCGCTACTCCCCCGGCGGGATCACCGGCTGGCGGTTCCCCTGGGACATCCCGGTCGAGGACTTCCTGTTCGGCTACGCCCTCGTCACCGCGGTCCTGCTCCTGTGGGAGCGCGGGAAGTCGCGAAAGGACAGTGCATGA
- a CDS encoding SDR family NAD(P)-dependent oxidoreductase: protein MSTRKVAVVTGASQGIGAALVESYRKLGYAVVANSRSITPSGDGEILAVPGDIADPAVGARVIEQALATFGRVDTLVNNAGLFVAKPFTDYTGADFDTVTGVNLRGFFDVTQHAIAAMLETGGGHIVNVTTSLTDHANSSVPSALASLTKGGLNAVTKALAIEYATRGIRVNAVSPGVVRTPMHPAETHEFLSALHPVGRMGDIADVVDAVAYLEGAPFVTGEILHVDGGQSAGH, encoded by the coding sequence ATGAGCACCCGGAAGGTCGCGGTCGTCACCGGCGCTTCACAGGGCATCGGCGCGGCGCTGGTCGAGTCGTACCGCAAGCTCGGGTACGCCGTGGTCGCGAACTCGCGGTCCATCACCCCGTCGGGGGACGGCGAAATCCTCGCCGTCCCCGGCGACATCGCCGACCCCGCCGTCGGCGCCCGCGTCATCGAACAGGCACTGGCCACGTTCGGCCGGGTCGACACCCTGGTCAACAACGCGGGCCTGTTCGTGGCGAAGCCGTTCACCGACTACACCGGCGCCGACTTCGACACGGTCACCGGCGTCAACCTGCGCGGCTTCTTCGACGTCACCCAGCACGCCATCGCCGCCATGCTCGAAACCGGCGGCGGGCACATCGTCAACGTGACGACCAGCCTGACCGACCACGCGAACAGTTCGGTGCCCTCGGCTTTGGCGTCGCTGACGAAGGGCGGCCTCAACGCCGTCACGAAGGCGCTGGCGATCGAGTACGCGACGCGCGGGATCCGCGTGAACGCCGTTTCGCCCGGCGTCGTCCGCACGCCGATGCACCCCGCCGAAACCCACGAGTTCCTCTCGGCGCTGCACCCGGTCGGGCGCATGGGCGACATCGCCGACGTCGTCGACGCGGTCGCCTACCTCGAAGGCGCGCCGTTCGTCACCGGCGAGATCCTGCACGTCGACGGCGGCCAGAGCGCGGGCCACTGA
- a CDS encoding phytoene/squalene synthase family protein: MTRRELDAAGITGAGLRLAYQRCRELNARHGRTYFLATRMLAPAQRPAVHALYGFARWVDDVVDEPEPGATPESIAAALHAVEDRFFAELSTGHSEDPVRAAVLDTVSRYAIDEEHFRAFFASMRMDLTVTGYPTRAALDEYVHGSAEVIGLQVLPVLGTVVPRAEAAPRAAALGKAFQLTNFLRDVAEDLERGRVYLPADELAADGVDRDRLGWCARTRRIDPAVRRALAAQIASTRRTYAEARPGIAMLHPASRPCVETAFVLYGGILDRIEAAGYNVFAGRARVPKHRRLLAACDALVRAQWARRRQAVA, translated from the coding sequence ATGACCCGCCGGGAACTCGACGCCGCCGGCATCACCGGAGCCGGGCTGCGGCTGGCCTACCAGCGGTGCCGGGAGCTCAACGCCCGCCACGGCCGGACCTACTTCCTCGCCACCCGGATGCTGGCGCCCGCGCAGCGCCCGGCGGTCCACGCGCTCTACGGGTTCGCGCGCTGGGTCGACGACGTCGTCGACGAACCGGAGCCCGGCGCCACGCCCGAGTCGATCGCCGCCGCGCTGCACGCGGTCGAGGACCGCTTCTTCGCGGAGCTTTCCACCGGGCACAGCGAAGACCCGGTGCGCGCGGCCGTGCTCGACACCGTGTCCCGCTACGCCATCGACGAAGAGCACTTCCGCGCGTTCTTCGCCTCGATGCGGATGGACCTCACCGTGACCGGCTACCCGACCCGGGCCGCGCTCGACGAGTACGTGCACGGCTCGGCCGAGGTCATCGGGCTGCAGGTGCTGCCCGTGCTCGGGACCGTCGTCCCCCGCGCGGAGGCCGCCCCGCGCGCCGCCGCGCTCGGGAAAGCCTTCCAGCTGACCAACTTCCTGCGTGACGTCGCCGAAGACCTCGAACGCGGGCGGGTCTACCTGCCCGCCGACGAGCTGGCCGCCGACGGCGTCGACCGCGACCGGCTCGGCTGGTGCGCCCGCACGCGGCGGATCGACCCGGCGGTCCGGCGCGCGCTCGCCGCGCAGATCGCGAGCACCCGCCGGACCTATGCCGAGGCCCGGCCGGGCATCGCGATGCTGCACCCGGCGTCGCGCCCGTGCGTCGAGACGGCGTTCGTCCTCTACGGCGGCATCCTCGACCGCATCGAAGCCGCCGGGTACAACGTCTTCGCCGGCCGCGCCCGCGTGCCGAAGCACCGGCGGCTGCTCGCCGCGTGCGACGCTCTCGTGCGGGCGCAGTGGGCCCGGCGGCGGCAGGCGGTGGCCTGA
- a CDS encoding SgcJ/EcaC family oxidoreductase, with the protein MTAEADVLAGVLDEWKAAVDAHEPARVAGSFTEDAVFQGLHPYRVGRAGVAEYYASQPLGLTADYRVLETRRLAEDVVLGYVNVDFGFTDRPVLPVTLGVVLRRVDGTWLIAHYQVSRR; encoded by the coding sequence ATGACCGCCGAAGCGGACGTCCTCGCCGGCGTCCTGGACGAGTGGAAGGCGGCGGTCGACGCGCACGAGCCGGCTCGCGTGGCCGGGTCCTTCACCGAAGACGCCGTTTTCCAGGGCCTGCACCCCTACCGCGTCGGCCGGGCGGGCGTCGCCGAGTACTACGCCTCGCAGCCGCTGGGCCTCACGGCGGACTACCGGGTCCTGGAGACCCGGCGGCTCGCCGAGGACGTGGTGCTCGGCTACGTGAACGTCGACTTCGGCTTCACGGACCGGCCAGTGCTCCCGGTCACCCTCGGCGTGGTGCTCCGCCGCGTCGACGGGACCTGGCTCATCGCCCACTACCAGGTGTCCCGGCGCTGA
- a CDS encoding methyltransferase domain-containing protein, translating into MKGNGLPRAEVPAAFDAGAAAYDRLVGINPGYHRDLRISARRLLDGSGARRVLDAGCGTGASTAALLAQAPDARITAIDASASMLARAGTKTWPSTVDFRHLPVEELSAADGPFDAILAAYLLRNVADPDATLRVLHGLLRPGGVLALHEYSVRDSRRSRAVWNAVCGAIVIPAGRLATGDATLYRHLRRSVLAFDGVGDLCARLTRAGFTDVRTGTMPGWHRGIVHTVLGTAA; encoded by the coding sequence ATGAAAGGCAACGGACTGCCCCGGGCCGAGGTGCCCGCGGCGTTCGACGCGGGTGCCGCGGCCTACGACCGGCTCGTCGGCATCAACCCCGGCTACCACCGCGACCTCCGGATCTCGGCGCGCCGGCTGCTCGACGGCAGCGGCGCCCGGCGGGTCCTCGACGCCGGGTGCGGCACCGGCGCGTCCACGGCGGCGCTGCTCGCCCAGGCCCCGGACGCGCGGATCACCGCGATCGACGCCTCGGCGTCGATGCTCGCGCGCGCCGGGACGAAGACCTGGCCGTCCACAGTGGACTTCCGGCACCTCCCCGTCGAGGAGCTGTCCGCGGCCGACGGCCCGTTCGACGCGATCCTCGCCGCGTACCTGCTGCGCAACGTCGCCGACCCCGACGCCACTTTGCGCGTCCTGCACGGGTTGCTGCGCCCCGGCGGGGTGCTCGCGCTGCACGAGTATTCGGTGCGCGACTCCCGCCGCTCGCGCGCGGTGTGGAACGCGGTGTGCGGCGCGATCGTCATCCCGGCCGGGCGGCTGGCCACCGGCGACGCCACGCTCTACCGGCACCTGCGCCGCAGCGTCCTGGCCTTCGACGGCGTCGGCGACCTGTGCGCGCGGCTGACCCGCGCGGGCTTCACCGACGTCCGGACCGGCACGATGCCGGGCTGGCACCGCGGCATCGTCCACACCGTACTGGGCACCGCCGCATGA